TGTTTAACGAGCCAGTATGAAATGCCCAATGCAAGTGTCACTAAAGCAAGGCCGATGATCTGTTCTGCTGAAACGATTTTCAGATCTAACACAATAATTTTACGCGCGACAGCCATAAGGGCGGTCGCAATCACTAATTCTACTGGAATAACATTCGACCCAAGGTAAAGACGAATATTGATAAAGATTTCAACTGCTATCAATACCAGCATAAAAGCACCGAAAGTCTCAAGAATATCTTCTGCATCAAGCAGAAAATACGGTGGGATAATCACTTTGCTGTAAATCACATAGACAACATCTGCAACACTCCAAAAAATAACCACCACCATTAAAACGGCCAATATTCTTATGGCAAATCGAATTGCCCGATGGAGTACTTTTAATAATTGATCTGAATGATCATCTGGTAACTCTTCATGTTTCATGCATATTCCAAAATATTGCTGGCCCAAAGCCAATGTATTTAATAACGAGCGCCCAGGTATAGGCAATGAGTAAGTTAATTGTTTAGCAACCCAACGGTTAGCAGTATTGTAAGCAATAAGGCACTTATTAGAATGGCAATTGCTCACCGTTAAAATCATAAAACTTACCGGTATTATCAATCGATAAATTCGCAATAACTTGCATAATCCCAAGTGCTGAATCGTTAACATTTTCTTGCGCCGCGCTTCCGCCCATATCGGTTTGAACCCAACCAGGATGAACCGATACTACCGCGACATTATCATCAGCCAGTTCTGTCGATAAATTTACTGTTAGCATATTGGCGGCGGCCTTAGACATTCTATAACCATACCAATCGACACTTTGTGGTTTTGATAACGAGCCCTTTGAAGACGATATAATGGCTATCTTACATAGGCGTGACTTATTCAATAGAGATAATAAACAATGCGTTAAAAATAATGGCCCGAGCGCATTTACTTTAAAGCTCAGCTCAGCATCTGCATAATTAATCGCATGAATACTCTGATTATTGCTATCCAAATAGCCAGCATTATTAATGATTAAATCGAGGCTAATATTTCGCTGGCTAAGATTATTCGCCAAGCGATGGATGGTTTCAGGGCAGGTGATATCCATTAATTCAATCAATAATTTGTCAGAAAATTGAGCCTTTAACGATATAAGCTCCGTCGTTGTTGCATCATCTCTACAGGTCGCAATAACGTTGCAGCCGTTAATAAGGTATTGCTTAGTTAGCGCCAAACCAATGCCTCGATTAGCACCAGTGATTAATACCACTTCATCATTCATTCAAAACCTCAAAATCTATTGTTTTATCTAGCACTATTGAACCGTGTTATGTATACGTTATTGATTAATATCATCCTACCGCTGCACCCAGCAGGAGCGCCTTTGTGTACCTAAAACCGTCATGGTAATGACGTGTTTGTTTTCAGCGTAATGGCTATCAATATATCCATTATTAATATGCCCTTTTGAATGCATTCGTTTGAAGTATCAACGAGTGGGTATTAACAATTACTGAGCCGTTGCGGCAACACTTAACGTATTGAGCACACCAGAAATTTTATCAATCACCTTATCGCAACCGGTAATACTATGACGCTGTTTAATGTACTGCGGATTATTGTAAGACAGCCAAACCTTGTTATCTGCATCCTCACTAATTAATACCTTCTGCGGTAAGTCAATTGCAGCCATTTGATTACACAACATTAATTGGGTACCAATTTTAGGATTACCAAAAATGATCACTTCAGTTGGCCTCAGCGTTAAATCAACACCCGCGGCATTTTTTTGATGATCAATCCTAGCAAAAACCGTAAATCCTTTGTCTTTTATAATCGACTCAAATCTGTCAGCGGTTTCTTTGGCCGAGTAATGGCTTTCAAGCGAGATAAGGCTTTCTACGGCATAAGCTTGGGTAGAGGCGATTAAGACGACAAACGCTAAGGAGATATTGTTAATCATTATGGTTACCTATTTGTTCTGTGTAATAAATATAAAAACTTCAGTTTTATACTCAGTAAAGACGTATAGCAGTTTTAGTAAATTGTTGTTTAATATGTGTAAGTGCTTTTGTAAGTGCTTTTGTAAGTGCTTTTCCAAGTGCTTATTCAAGTGTGTTCCCCAAGTGCTTTTAAAGAGTGAGTATTTGTAACGTTAAATGCCTTAACCCAGCTTTTTAAGTCTTGAGTTAACGGCGGTTAACGATTTGCAAAGCATTGTCTAGGCTAGCGCGACTAACAGCAGTCTAGTCGTTTCAGGCCTCTTTATTACTGTGGGGCTAATTTTACCGCCGTGCCAAAAGCCATTATTTCAGACGACCCATCCATTATTGCACTTGTTGTAAAGCGGATCCCCACAATCGCATCAGCCCCTTTTTGGGCCGCACTGGCAACTAAACGCTTAATGGCGACATCTCTGGCGTCACTTAACATTTCGGTGTAACCGCGGATCTCGCCACCGACAATACTCTTTAAGCCAGCCATGATATCTCGGCCAATATGTTTAGATTGAACCACATTACCTGTTACAACACCGACAATTTCAATAATGTCCCGACCGGGAATGGTTTCTGTTGTGGTGTAAATCATACATCCTCCATGAAAAATTAATCATAAACCATCGTACTGTGAACAGGTGTAAATAGGAATTCAATTAGTGAGACTTAAATGAACCCCTAATATGCTTGTTTACGCTTTAGGCGCATCTCGCAATAAAGAGCCGTCATCAATAGCCGTAATGTAGAGTCTTAATACAGAATGGTAATGTATACGATGCGTATACGATCCATTAACTGCTGGTGGACGTAATAGCTGACTTAATAAACCACTCAATATGAAAGTAAGTAAACTCGATGTTTACAAATCGTTTATTAATTAACCTGCTCAACCTTATTTTGAGTAAATAAGCAGTTTAGTGAATAGAAGTTAAAAATTTACCGAGGGTAATACTTTTATTTTTGCATAATCATGAATAGTTATTCTTATGGCACGCTGGTGGCATTAGTCTGCGTTAGCGGTGTTTTTTACTATCACTTTATTTTTATAGGGCTGTTTATGGCGTTAAACATGGCATAATTAGTCACTACTTTCAGCATTCGTTTTGTGTAAACGTTTTTAGTAATCGCTTTCGTGATAATACTTTCGTGATAATAGAGGTTTTGTTTGGCTTCACATCATTCATTATTAAATCATCAACGTCATTTTGAACGTATAGGTCCCGACTATCGCAATGGCGATTCGGTGAGCTTTTTAGACATCAAACACACCTTTGGTTTAAAGCACATCCGCGTAGGCAAATGGGTCAACCGTGAAGAGTCGGCATTAGCGGCTAACTTGATATTTGATTCATTAGCCGATCTCGCCAATATTCTAGGTGTACCGCCAGAGTTAATAGGTCTGCGTGGCAGCTTACGCTTTGCCTTTGGTCATGGCGGGCAAAAGGGAGTTCAGGCACATTACTCACCAGCGTATCGCGAACTTGCCTTAGCCAAAAATGCCGGCGCAGGGTCGTTAGCCCATGAGTTTTGGCATGCGTTCGACCATTACATCGCCGACAAAATGTTTATTGATGACAGCCTGCTAAGCCTTGATGAATACATTAGCCCAGATGCCTATATGAGTCCCACAAGCCGATATGCTTGCGCTACCCATCATTGGCTTGCCGATAAGTCGATAGTCGCCCATCCACTTAATCAGCAACTGTCTCAGTTATTCAAAGTCACCTTTTTAAATGCCAATGGCCAGGAACCCCATGACTATGTGAGGCGATCAATCGCATTAGATAAGCTGCAAGGTTGTCATTACTTTGCTAAACCGACCGAAATGATGGCCCGCGCGTTTGAATCTTGCATTGAAAGGTATTCACAAGACTACGCCGAAATATCGAATCCGTACCTGGTCAATAGCACCATTAACTCGCCACTTGCCAAGCATGGTGCTTATCCTGACGCTGAACATTGCCGTGAAATATATCAAACGCTACTGGCTTATTTTGAGCCGTTAGGCATTGCGTTCGATAAACAGAATGCCCCAAAGTAAGCCGCAATTTGATTGATAACCTTAAGCGAAATGGACAGCTTCGAGCTAAAGTAGGATTGCTTTGAGCCAAATATACAGCCTTGAGCGAGAACATTAGCCTTGAGCGGGACATTAGCTTTGAGTGAGGCAATTAACCTTGATCGATACAACTAGTCTTAAACTCAGCAAAGCGCCTTAAGCCAGATTAAGCCCGTTAACTGAACTATCACTTTTATACAATCTCACAAGTAACAATCCGCTTAGTTAACCAAAACGCAGAATAATAAAACCATACATTAGGGCCTGTTGATCTTTGCTGGTTGAATTTTGTTCGAGTTAAAAACGTTTTAATCGAGGCGAATGGATTGATGCCTAGTCATCTAAGCAAAATGCATTCAACAAAGAGTAAAACGTTTTTAGCCGAACCCTTCGGGCAGCGTTTGTTGGCCATTTTTACTGTGTTATCGACTTTTTATGTAGAATAACTACACCTCAAAGTCTCTGCCTTGTACAAATGGCCAACAATTCGCTGCAAAAATAACCTTGAAAGATCAACAGGCCCTAATAAAAAGGCCTAGCGATTAAGCTAAGCCTTGGTGTTTTGATTACATGCCTATGCATCTGAGTCAGTTTTGGCCTATTCTTATAGTATAAATCAAGACTAGAAGTGAGATTTGCTATGAAAATGCCTGAAACGAGTTTTTTTGAATGGCAACGTCAATTCAGCTCTGAAACTGATTGCTTAAATCACATTAAGAAAATGAGATGGCCTAATGGTTTTGTTTGCCCTAGATGCTCTTGTGAGCATGCCTATGAGCTTACAACCCGCAATTTATATGAATGCAGTCAATGTCATAAACAAACATCGGTCACAGCTGACACATTATTCCACGGTAGCCGTATTCCTATCACTAAGTGGTTTTGGGCAATCTACTTTTTAGGCTCAGATAAAGGCAGTATTTCAGCATTAAGATTGAGCAAGCACATTGAAGTTAATTGGCGAACGGCACGTTTGATATTAAGTAAGCTGAGAACGGCTATGGGCCATAGAGACAGCTTATATAGACTGTCAGGCGTCATTGAAATTGATGATGCGTTAGTGGGTGGCAGAAGGAAGGGCAAGCGTGGACGTGGAGCAGAAGGTAAAACACCTGTTTTAGTTGCCGTTGAAAGCAAAGGAAAAAGAGCTGGATTTATTGCTATGCAGGCTGTGAATAGCGTTTGCCATGATAGTGTTGAAAAGTTCGTTGCCAAACACTTAACGAAACAGCAAGAAGTGCATACAGACGGCTTACCTGCGTTGAATATTATAGATAAGACTCAACAACATGAAGCGAGGGTTACCCCCAGTGAGCTTGTTGATGAATGGCTGCCTTGGGTTCATATTGCCATTGGTAACTTAAAGGCATTTTTACTTGGGACATTTCATGGTGTTTCAGGAAAGTACCTGCAAGAATACCTGAGCGAGTTCTGTTATCGGTTCAATCGTAGACAAATGGAAAGAGAAATACCTAACAGATTGTTAAATTTGGCAATGATTCACACGCCAATACATTCTTACTGAGCCAAGTGCATAGGCATGTTTGATTATAAAAGCTATTAAGGTGGATGACTGATAACCGCGATTAAATACCAACAGTCGCTAGCGACTCATCGTCGTAATATCAATAGCGGTTAGCGAATGCTTATTGCTGTTTGTATACCACGCCGTCTTTCATCACAAAGGTGACGTTTTCCATCAAACTTATGTTATCCAGCGGATTGCCATCAACAGCGATAATATCGGCCATAAATCCTGCTTTAATCTGGCCTAGGTTATCTTGTTTTATCAAGGCAGCACTGTTAATGGTAGCGGCCTGCAGCGCTTGCATTGGCGTCATGCCAAAGGTCACCATGCGCGAGAACTGCTTACCGTTATCGCCATGAGGATAAATAGCCGCGTCAGATCCAAACACCATCTTAGCGCCAGCTTTAACGGCTTTTCTAAAGCTGTCACGCTGGGCTTGCGACACTTGCTTTTCTTTGTTGATATTGGCTTCTGGTACGCCGTTAGCTGCGCCAAAGGCGAGGGTATATTCAGTGTTGTAAATATCGCAAGACAAATACGTACCTGCTTTTATTGCCATCTTAATCGCTTCATCATCCATAAAACTGCAATGTTCAATGCTATCAACGCCTGCGCGTATTGCATCTTTAATGCCGCTAGTGCCATGTGCATGTGCAGCAATAACCAGGCCGCGCATATGCGCTTCATCTGCAGCCGATTTGAGCTCTTCGTAAGTCATTTGCTGCGCACCAACCTGGGTACCTTTAGAAAATACTCCGCCAGTGGCACAGACTTTAATCGCATTGGCGCCGTATTTTATGTTTTCACGTACTTTAGTGCGCACTTCCCAGGGGCCGTCGGCTACACCTTGAGCTTTAGCATGGGCTTCTGGTGCGGGGAAGTTATCATCGCAATGTCCGCCGGTAATGCCAATGGCATGTCCTACAGCCCAAATACGTGGCCCAGGAATATCACCAGCATCGATTCCATCGCGGGTCGCAATCACTGAATAACCCGATGCGCCTAAGTCTCGCACTGTGGTAAAGCCTGCTAATAAGGTTTTCTGAGCATTTTTAACAGCTTTAACCGTTTGTCTTGGCACCGAATAATTCATCGACTCTAAAAAGTTATCTTCGGCATCAAAGGATAAATGCACGTGCATATCCATCACACCAGGTACCAGTGTTTTACCCTTAAGATCAATCAAGCTGTAATCGGCTTTATTGGTAATGCTTGCTGCAGTGGTTACCTTAATGATTTTATGGTCAGCGATGATAATTGCCGCATCGTTAACGCTTTTACCTTTAGCCACATCGATATAGGCATCGGCTAAAATCAGCGTGTCCTGAGCAAATACAGGCGCTATAAACGTGGCGCCTAAGCTTAGACTAATGGCAAGTTGAATCGCGTTAATCTTATATTTTTTTAAAGGCATCGCCATGGGTAAAAATCCTTCGTTGTTATTGTTAGTTGCGGACATTGTTTATTGTGCAGGTACTTGTCTATTTAATCGCGTAAAGCATTTAGCAGATAAAGCTCGTTAGCGGTAAAGACTAAAACGGATAAATTATATTAACAACTTGTTAAATTTAACCGTACTCATATTGTGTATCAATTTGTATTAGCGGATAAAACGAGAGAGGCGTTTGGCGTCTATAGCGTAATGAGTCAAGTAGTCATTAAAAACCAAAACAAAAGCCACGCGTGAGTGGCTTTTTAGAGGCTAGCTTACTAATAAGCATTAAGCATTCACACAAAGTCAGACTCATCCAACACCTGCTTTAAGCGTGCAAAAGTGTTCATGGTTTCATTAGCAAGCATGGGCGCATAATCGAGGTTGTGGGCATTAAGTTGATATTGACCAGTATTAAGCTTACTCACTTTACGCAGTAAGTATTGGTTATCACCTGCAGCATCTTGGATTTCAATCGCCATAATTTTTCCGGTAATCGAACCTGCATTGATGGAGGTAATACGTTCTAATAACAATAAATCACCATTGTTGATTGGATTTTTGCCGCCATTCATCGAATCGCCACTGGCTGGGGCAATAAAGAAGATTGATGGGTCTAATTTGCTAAAGCTCTCGTTCAATTGTCGAGTGTCAACGTTATCATCTGATCCGGTTTTAAAGTGGCCACAGGCGATTTTTAAATCAGGATAAAAGCTCAGTGATGGCAGCTCTTTATCTTTACTCTCTTTGGAAATCGCAACAACGTTATCGTGATTGTTGTGAGTTGATACAGGCGCATTTATTTTAGCTTTGCTTAAGCGCTGGCTATAACGTGCAAGCAGTAATTGGCTTAACTCACTCATGCCAATTGTGACAGATTCAATATCATCGCTAGCAATATCTATATTGGCGTGTAAACGATCATTTTTAACCACAAACCAGGATTGTGAGTCTGATTTATCCTGTTTGCATAAAAACGTAATCGGGTTGTCTAACCAGTACTTGCGCCATTTTGGTGAATCGGCATCGATTAGCTGTAAATGGGCCTTAACGTCTTGAGTCCACAATTTAGGGTAACGTTTAAATACCTGCCAACTCTTGCTACATACCGCTTCAATTGTGGGGGGATGGTTTAATCCATTCAGCTCAATAAATG
This region of Shewanella livingstonensis genomic DNA includes:
- a CDS encoding phosphate-starvation-inducible PsiE family protein; this encodes MKHEELPDDHSDQLLKVLHRAIRFAIRILAVLMVVVIFWSVADVVYVIYSKVIIPPYFLLDAEDILETFGAFMLVLIAVEIFINIRLYLGSNVIPVELVIATALMAVARKIIVLDLKIVSAEQIIGLALVTLALGISYWLVKQRHLSKN
- a CDS encoding SDR family oxidoreductase translates to MNDEVVLITGANRGIGLALTKQYLINGCNVIATCRDDATTTELISLKAQFSDKLLIELMDITCPETIHRLANNLSQRNISLDLIINNAGYLDSNNQSIHAINYADAELSFKVNALGPLFLTHCLLSLLNKSRLCKIAIISSSKGSLSKPQSVDWYGYRMSKAAANMLTVNLSTELADDNVAVVSVHPGWVQTDMGGSAAQENVNDSALGIMQVIANLSIDNTGKFYDFNGEQLPF
- a CDS encoding DUF302 domain-containing protein; translation: MINNISLAFVVLIASTQAYAVESLISLESHYSAKETADRFESIIKDKGFTVFARIDHQKNAAGVDLTLRPTEVIIFGNPKIGTQLMLCNQMAAIDLPQKVLISEDADNKVWLSYNNPQYIKQRHSITGCDKVIDKISGVLNTLSVAATAQ
- a CDS encoding heavy metal-binding domain-containing protein: MIYTTTETIPGRDIIEIVGVVTGNVVQSKHIGRDIMAGLKSIVGGEIRGYTEMLSDARDVAIKRLVASAAQKGADAIVGIRFTTSAIMDGSSEIMAFGTAVKLAPQ
- a CDS encoding CLCA_X family protein → MASHHSLLNHQRHFERIGPDYRNGDSVSFLDIKHTFGLKHIRVGKWVNREESALAANLIFDSLADLANILGVPPELIGLRGSLRFAFGHGGQKGVQAHYSPAYRELALAKNAGAGSLAHEFWHAFDHYIADKMFIDDSLLSLDEYISPDAYMSPTSRYACATHHWLADKSIVAHPLNQQLSQLFKVTFLNANGQEPHDYVRRSIALDKLQGCHYFAKPTEMMARAFESCIERYSQDYAEISNPYLVNSTINSPLAKHGAYPDAEHCREIYQTLLAYFEPLGIAFDKQNAPK
- a CDS encoding IS1595 family transposase; protein product: MKMPETSFFEWQRQFSSETDCLNHIKKMRWPNGFVCPRCSCEHAYELTTRNLYECSQCHKQTSVTADTLFHGSRIPITKWFWAIYFLGSDKGSISALRLSKHIEVNWRTARLILSKLRTAMGHRDSLYRLSGVIEIDDALVGGRRKGKRGRGAEGKTPVLVAVESKGKRAGFIAMQAVNSVCHDSVEKFVAKHLTKQQEVHTDGLPALNIIDKTQQHEARVTPSELVDEWLPWVHIAIGNLKAFLLGTFHGVSGKYLQEYLSEFCYRFNRRQMEREIPNRLLNLAMIHTPIHSY
- a CDS encoding metal-dependent hydrolase family protein codes for the protein MPLKKYKINAIQLAISLSLGATFIAPVFAQDTLILADAYIDVAKGKSVNDAAIIIADHKIIKVTTAASITNKADYSLIDLKGKTLVPGVMDMHVHLSFDAEDNFLESMNYSVPRQTVKAVKNAQKTLLAGFTTVRDLGASGYSVIATRDGIDAGDIPGPRIWAVGHAIGITGGHCDDNFPAPEAHAKAQGVADGPWEVRTKVRENIKYGANAIKVCATGGVFSKGTQVGAQQMTYEELKSAADEAHMRGLVIAAHAHGTSGIKDAIRAGVDSIEHCSFMDDEAIKMAIKAGTYLSCDIYNTEYTLAFGAANGVPEANINKEKQVSQAQRDSFRKAVKAGAKMVFGSDAAIYPHGDNGKQFSRMVTFGMTPMQALQAATINSAALIKQDNLGQIKAGFMADIIAVDGNPLDNISLMENVTFVMKDGVVYKQQ